A genome region from Desulfovibrio sp. TomC includes the following:
- a CDS encoding C40 family peptidase, with protein sequence MSVTCRITLLLLCALSLGGCAFSGGGREPVSLAPAQETLLETAKSQIGTPYRAAGESPGQGFDCSGFVQWVYARHGIRLPRRTQDQLMAGRPVPREELQAGDLIFFAPSGKLSSLHVGIFDGHGGFIHSPSSGGRVRQEYLLAPYWRSSYYAANRVAR encoded by the coding sequence ATGTCTGTCACCTGCCGCATCACCCTGCTGCTCCTGTGCGCCCTCTCCCTTGGCGGCTGCGCCTTTTCCGGGGGCGGCCGCGAACCGGTTTCCCTGGCCCCGGCCCAGGAGACCCTGCTGGAGACGGCAAAATCCCAGATCGGCACGCCCTATCGTGCGGCGGGCGAGTCGCCGGGGCAGGGCTTTGACTGTTCGGGCTTTGTCCAATGGGTCTACGCCCGCCACGGCATCCGCCTGCCGCGCCGCACCCAGGATCAACTCATGGCCGGACGCCCCGTGCCCCGGGAAGAACTGCAAGCCGGCGATCTGATCTTTTTTGCGCCCTCGGGCAAACTCTCCAGCCTCCACGTGGGCATCTTTGACGGCCACGGGGGCTTCATTCACAGCCCTTCCTCGGGCGGCCGGGTGCGCCAGGAGTATCTGCTGGCCCCCTACTGGCGCTCCAGTTATTACGCGGCCAACCGGGTGGCGCGCTGA